A genomic stretch from Xenopus laevis strain J_2021 chromosome 6S, Xenopus_laevis_v10.1, whole genome shotgun sequence includes:
- the id4.S gene encoding DNA-binding protein inhibitor ID-4, whose translation MKAVSPVRPQSRKAQVPSVCGELALHCLSEHSLGVARYKMEEEETLCLQYDMNDCYSRLKRLVPTIPPNKKVSKVEILQHVIDYILDLQLALDTHPVLLRQQPPTRTPLTDLNTDPAALVVNKQGDSILCR comes from the exons ATGAAAGCTGTCAGTCCAGTGCGCCCGCAGAGTCGGAAAGCCCAAGTGCCGTCTGTGTGCGGGGAGCTGGCGCTGCATTGCCTGTCTGAGCACAGCCTCGGGGTAGCTCGCTACAAGATGGAAGAAGAGGAGACCCTGTGCCTGCAGTATGATATGAATGACTGTTACAGCCGGCTCAAGAGACTCGTGCCCACCATTCCACCCAACAAGAAAGTCAGCAAAGTGGAAATCCTGCAGCATGTTATTGACTATATCTTGGATCTGCAGTTGGCGCTAGACACGCACCCAGTGCTGCTCAGGCAACAGCCACCAACCAGGACCCCTCTTACGGACCTCAATACTGACCCG GCTGCCTTAGTGGTGAACAAGCAAGGAGACAGTATATTGTGCCGTTGA